The following are from one region of the Aspergillus luchuensis IFO 4308 DNA, chromosome 4, nearly complete sequence genome:
- a CDS encoding putative L-PSP endoribonuclease family protein Brt1 (COG:J;~EggNog:ENOG410PPHX;~InterPro:IPR006175,IPR006056,IPR035959;~PFAM:PF01042), translating into MATKTPITTDKAPKALPGIYSQAIVSNGVVYCSGSVAMDAETGKIIDGDIKAHTHQCIKNLGNVLEAAGSDLTKVLKVTVFLSNMDDFAEMNSVYVQYWGDVKPCRTCVAVKTLPLNTDIEIECIAHQ; encoded by the exons ATGGCCACCAAAACCCCCATCACAACCGACAAAGCCCCCAAGGCCCTCCCCGGCATCTATTCCCAAGCCATTGTCTCCAACGGTGTCGTCTACTGCTCTGGCTCGGTAGCTATGGACGCAGAAACCGGCAAGATCATTGATGGCGATATCAAAGCGCACACG CATCAATGCATCAAAAACCTCGGAAACGTTCTCGAAGCCGCCGGTAGCGATCTCACCAAGGTCCTCAAGGTTACTGTGTTCTTGTCGAATATGGATGACTTTGCCGAGATGAATTCCGTCTATGTGCAGTACTGGGGGGATGTTAAACCTTGTCGGAC ATGCGTGGCGGTTAAGACTTTGCCCCTGAATACGGATATTGAGATTGAGTGTATTGCTCATCAGTag
- a CDS encoding uncharacterized protein (CAZy:CE10;~COG:V;~EggNog:ENOG410PJWW;~InterPro:IPR029058,IPR013094;~MEROPS:MER0034960;~PFAM:PF00326,PF07859;~go_function: GO:0016787 - hydrolase activity [Evidence IEA]): MSLTNPQPPYPLHPSVQDKLDPEYVAFYNQYVMKQQQVHLQPVAASRSSGVLIPGGGPVLPVGQTIDLRLPRRVTEGPEVPVRVFVPEGTAPASGWPVMLYFHGGGWVLGNIDTENPVCSNLCVRGRCVVVTVDYRLAPEHPWPAAVHDCWEALLWLTSQGPSQLPIDISKIATGGSSAGGNLACIITQKALTLSPPVHFKAQLLSVPVTDNTASVETNRAYKEYEHTPALPAAKMLWYRNHYLPNQKDWDNPEASPLFWTGDWSALPRALVMVGELDVLRTEGEQYSEKLKQAGVQVDLQVMKGMPHPFLAMDAVLKEGKRSITLMCDLLTEVFWTKS; the protein is encoded by the exons ATGTCCCTTACCAATCCTCAACCTCCataccccctccacccctcgGTGCAGGACAAACTCGATCCCGAATATGTCGCATTCTACAACCAGTATGTGATGAAACAGCAGCAGGTCCATCTGCAGCCTGTTGCGGCCTCGCGATCGAGCGGCGTCCTGATCCCAGGCGGGGGTCCTGTTCTGCCTGTTGGGCAGACCATTGACCTTCGTCTTCCACGTCGCGTCACAGAGGGCCCAGAAGTCCCTGTGCGAGTGTTTGTGCCTGAAGGCACTGCGCCAGCATCCGGATGGCCGGTCATGCTGTATTTCCATGGCGGTGGATGGGTACTGGGAAATATTGACACGGAGAATCCGGTCTGCTCGAATCTCTGTGTGAGGGGTCGCTGTGTCGTGGTGACGGTGGATTACCG TCTCGCACCTGAACATCCCTGGCCCGCTGCCGTCCACGACTGCTGGGAGGCTCTCCTCTGGTTGACTTCCCAAGGACCCTCTCAGCTACCCATCGATATCAGCAAGATCGCGACCGGTGGATCGTCAGCGGGTGGAAACCTGGCTTGCATCATCACCCAGAAAGCCCTGACACTGTCGCCTCCTGTTCACTTCAAGGCACAGCTGCTCTCCGTACCGGTGACGGATAACACGGCCAGCGTGGAAACGAACCGTGCCTATAAGGAGTACGAGCATACACCGGCCCTTCCCGCAGCAAAGATGCTCTGGTATCGGAACCACTATCTGCCGAATCAAAAGGATTGGGACAACCCTGAGGCGAGCCCCTTGTTCTGGACGGGCGATTGGTCTGCCTTGCCCCGGGCTTTAGTCATGGTGGGTGAGCTGGATGTGCTGCGAACGGAGGGAGAACAGTATTCCGAAAAGTTGAAGCAGGCTGGCGTTCAGGTGGATTTGCAGGTTATGAAGGGCATGCCTCATCCATTCTTGGCTATGGACGCCgtgttgaaggaggggaaacgGTCTATTACTTTGATGTGCGATCTACTGACGGAGGTATTTTGGACAAAGTCTTAG